In Nonomuraea sp. NBC_00507, the following are encoded in one genomic region:
- a CDS encoding RNA-binding protein — MLEEALEHLVKGIVEHPDDVRVRARRIRSGRVLEVRVHPEDLGKVIGRGGRTAKALRTVVNALADGKYVRVDLLDLHEAVR, encoded by the coding sequence GTGCTCGAGGAGGCTCTCGAGCACCTCGTGAAGGGCATCGTCGAACATCCTGACGATGTCCGGGTCCGCGCACGCCGCATTCGCAGCGGGCGCGTCCTGGAGGTCCGGGTGCACCCCGAGGACCTGGGCAAGGTCATCGGACGCGGCGGGCGCACCGCCAAGGCGCTGCGTACGGTCGTGAACGCCCTGGCCGACGGGAAATACGTGCGGGTCGACCTGCTCGATCTGCACGAAGCAGTCCGTTAG
- the rpsP gene encoding 30S ribosomal protein S16 — MAVKIKLKRLGMIRNAQYRIVVADSRTKRDGRAIEEIGLYHPKDDPSRIEVNAERAAYWLGVGAQPTEPVLKLLKLTGDWQKFKGEPAPAPLKVAEPKPDRHAIYEAAAKEALSGGDTGTAATTPKRAKKKEEAEAPVETPTEGEA; from the coding sequence GTGGCAGTCAAGATCAAGCTCAAGCGGCTCGGCATGATCCGCAACGCGCAATACCGTATCGTCGTCGCCGACAGCCGCACCAAGCGTGACGGCCGGGCGATCGAGGAGATCGGCCTGTACCACCCGAAGGACGACCCTTCGCGCATCGAGGTCAACGCCGAGCGTGCGGCTTACTGGCTCGGGGTCGGCGCGCAGCCGACCGAGCCGGTGCTCAAGCTGCTCAAGCTCACCGGTGACTGGCAGAAGTTCAAGGGCGAGCCCGCCCCGGCACCGCTGAAGGTGGCCGAGCCCAAGCCTGACCGTCACGCCATCTACGAGGCCGCGGCCAAGGAGGCGCTGTCCGGTGGCGACACCGGCACGGCCGCCACCACGCCGAAGAGGGCCAAGAAGAAGGAAGAGGCCGAGGCCCCCGTCGAGACCCCGACCGAGGGCGAGGCCTGA
- the ffh gene encoding signal recognition particle protein — MFETLSDRLTSVFSSLRAKGRLSDADIDATTREIRIALLEADVALPVVKAFVAQVKERARGTEVSQALNPAQQVVKIVNDELIEILGGETRRLRFAKTPPTVIMLAGLQGAGKTTLAGKLARWLREQGHAPMLVAADLQRPNAVQQLQVVGERAQVAVYAPEPGNGVGDPIGVARTSIDEAKRLNHDIVIIDTAGRLGIDQEMMKQAADIRDVVQPDEVLFVVDAMIGQDAVTTAQAFMEGVGFDGVVLTKLDGDARGGAALSVRHITGRPIMFASTGEKLEDFDAFHPDRMASRILDMGDILTLIEQAQKTFDEEQAAKMAGKLTSGESFTLEDFLEQMMMVQKMGPIKNLLGMMPGMGQMRDQLNSIDDRDLDRIAAIIRSMTPGERQDPKIINGSRRARIAAGSGVTVTAVNNLVTRFFEAQKMMKRMAGGMGIPGMPGGRGKAAKAQKKNKKGRRVSGDPRKAALEKASSGDAPAPPKQGGMLGNLHGKLPPGMDLPPGFDPSKFKLPGQQ, encoded by the coding sequence GTGTTCGAGACGCTTTCCGACCGGCTGACATCGGTCTTCTCCTCCCTCCGAGCCAAGGGCCGGCTGTCCGATGCCGACATCGACGCCACCACCCGCGAAATCCGCATCGCCCTGTTGGAGGCCGATGTCGCGCTGCCGGTGGTGAAGGCGTTCGTCGCCCAGGTCAAGGAGCGCGCCCGCGGCACCGAGGTCTCCCAGGCGCTCAATCCGGCGCAGCAGGTCGTCAAGATCGTCAATGACGAGCTGATCGAGATCCTCGGCGGGGAGACCCGCAGGCTCCGCTTCGCCAAGACGCCGCCGACCGTCATCATGCTCGCGGGCCTCCAGGGCGCGGGCAAGACCACCCTGGCCGGCAAGCTGGCCAGGTGGCTGCGCGAGCAGGGCCACGCGCCGATGCTGGTGGCCGCCGACCTGCAGCGCCCCAATGCCGTCCAGCAGCTCCAGGTCGTGGGCGAGCGGGCGCAGGTCGCCGTCTACGCGCCCGAGCCGGGCAACGGCGTCGGCGACCCGATCGGGGTCGCCCGCACGTCGATCGACGAGGCGAAGCGCCTCAATCACGACATCGTCATCATCGACACCGCAGGCCGCCTGGGCATCGACCAGGAGATGATGAAGCAGGCCGCCGACATCCGCGACGTGGTCCAGCCCGACGAGGTCCTGTTCGTCGTGGACGCCATGATCGGCCAGGACGCCGTCACCACGGCCCAGGCGTTCATGGAGGGCGTCGGCTTCGACGGCGTCGTGCTGACCAAGCTCGACGGCGACGCCCGAGGCGGCGCCGCGCTGTCGGTCCGGCACATCACCGGCCGGCCGATCATGTTCGCCTCGACGGGTGAGAAGCTCGAGGACTTCGACGCCTTCCACCCGGACCGGATGGCCTCCCGAATCCTGGACATGGGTGACATCCTCACCCTGATCGAGCAGGCACAGAAGACGTTCGACGAGGAGCAGGCCGCCAAGATGGCCGGCAAGCTCACGTCGGGCGAGAGCTTCACGCTCGAGGACTTCCTCGAGCAGATGATGATGGTCCAGAAAATGGGGCCGATCAAAAACCTGCTCGGCATGATGCCCGGCATGGGGCAGATGCGCGACCAGCTCAACTCGATCGACGACCGCGATCTCGACCGCATCGCCGCGATCATCCGTTCGATGACGCCGGGCGAGCGCCAGGACCCCAAGATCATCAATGGCTCGCGCCGGGCGCGCATCGCCGCCGGCTCCGGCGTCACGGTCACCGCGGTCAACAACCTGGTCACCCGCTTCTTCGAGGCGCAGAAGATGATGAAGCGGATGGCCGGCGGGATGGGCATCCCGGGCATGCCGGGTGGGCGTGGCAAGGCGGCCAAGGCGCAGAAGAAGAACAAGAAGGGGCGGCGGGTCAGCGGTGACCCGCGCAAGGCGGCGCTGGAGAAGGCGTCGTCCGGCGATGCTCCGGCGCCGCCCAAGCAGGGCGGGATGCTGGGAAACCTGCACGGCAAGCTGCCTCCGGGGATGGACCTGCCGCCGGGCTTCGACCCCTCCAAGTTCAAGCTCCCGGGCCAGCAGTAA
- a CDS encoding GTP-binding protein — translation MTSTKIVVAGGFGVGKTTFVGAVSEIMPLTTEAVMTDASAGIDDLGMTPLKSTTTVAMDFGRVSLDSDLILYLFGTPGQHRFWFMWDDLVRGAIGAVVLVDTRRLADSFPAIDYFEEAQLPFIVGVNGWDGQYLHSDAEVRDALTLAPHIPMVRLDARSKDSVKGALINLVEHALTVRMAVPGWSG, via the coding sequence CTGACCTCGACGAAGATCGTCGTGGCTGGGGGCTTCGGCGTGGGCAAGACGACGTTCGTCGGCGCGGTGTCGGAGATCATGCCGTTGACCACGGAGGCCGTCATGACCGACGCTTCCGCCGGCATCGACGACCTGGGCATGACGCCGTTGAAGTCGACGACGACCGTGGCGATGGACTTCGGCCGCGTCTCGCTGGACAGTGACCTGATCCTGTACTTGTTCGGCACGCCTGGACAGCACCGGTTCTGGTTCATGTGGGACGACCTGGTGCGGGGGGCGATCGGCGCCGTCGTGCTGGTGGACACCCGCCGCCTGGCCGACAGTTTTCCTGCCATCGACTACTTCGAAGAGGCGCAGCTGCCGTTCATCGTGGGGGTGAACGGCTGGGACGGCCAGTATCTGCACAGCGACGCCGAGGTGCGTGACGCTTTGACGTTGGCGCCGCACATCCCGATGGTGCGGCTCGACGCGCGTTCGAAGGACTCGGTCAAAGGTGCTCTGATCAACCTCGTCGAGCACGCGCTCACGGTTCGCATGGCCGTGCCAGGCTGGAGCGGCTAG
- a CDS encoding DUF742 domain-containing protein — translation MTNPSWNSGGWNSGGWEPPQPPPSSSEPASPVRPYAVTGGRTAPKVKLAMEALVSSATAEHREFSHITPEYKAISQLCLQVRSVAEVSALLRIPLGVVRVLIADMAAEGLLRVHQPQLEAGRPDVNLLERVLSGLRRL, via the coding sequence GTGACGAACCCATCGTGGAACAGCGGCGGGTGGAACAGCGGCGGCTGGGAGCCCCCGCAGCCTCCGCCCTCCAGCTCCGAGCCCGCCTCGCCGGTGCGTCCCTACGCCGTCACGGGCGGGCGAACCGCGCCCAAGGTGAAGCTGGCGATGGAGGCGCTGGTGTCCTCGGCGACCGCCGAGCATCGGGAGTTCTCGCACATCACGCCCGAATACAAGGCGATCAGCCAGCTCTGCCTGCAGGTCCGGTCGGTGGCGGAGGTCTCGGCGCTGTTGCGGATCCCGCTCGGCGTGGTGCGGGTCCTGATCGCGGACATGGCGGCGGAAGGCCTCCTCCGAGTGCATCAGCCGCAGCTGGAAGCGGGTAGACCGGACGTCAACCTGCTGGAAAGGGTGCTCAGTGGACTTCGCAGGCTCTAG
- a CDS encoding roadblock/LC7 domain-containing protein, giving the protein MNDLSHAARGVDWLITDFVSTVPGVAHAVVVSSDGLPLAASSGFPADRADQLAAIASGLVSLTQGAARVFEGGAVNQTIVEMQRGLMLIMAISDGSCLAVLAAPDCDMGLVAYQMTLMVDRAGQVLTPAVRAELRASQTR; this is encoded by the coding sequence ATGAACGACCTGAGCCACGCGGCTCGCGGAGTGGACTGGTTAATCACCGACTTCGTCAGTACGGTTCCCGGGGTCGCGCACGCGGTGGTCGTCTCGTCCGACGGGCTGCCGCTCGCGGCTTCGTCGGGTTTCCCGGCTGACCGGGCCGACCAGTTGGCCGCCATCGCCTCGGGCCTGGTGAGCCTGACGCAAGGGGCCGCCAGGGTGTTCGAAGGCGGTGCGGTCAACCAGACGATTGTGGAGATGCAGCGGGGCCTGATGCTGATCATGGCGATCAGCGACGGCTCCTGCCTGGCGGTGCTGGCGGCACCGGACTGCGACATGGGTTTGGTGGCGTACCAGATGACATTGATGGTTGATCGCGCCGGTCAGGTGCTGACTCCGGCTGTGCGCGCGGAGCTGCGCGCCAGCCAGACCAGGTGA